The Amycolatopsis sp. QT-25 genomic sequence CAAGGAGGTCATCGGAGCGCTGGGCCGCGAACTGGAGCAGGTCGTCATCACCGACCTGAAGGAAGGCACGTTCTTCGCGGAACTGGTCTTCGACGGGGACATCCGCGTCTCGGCGCGACCGAGCGACTCGGTGGCGCTGGCACTGCGGGTGGGGGTCCCCATCCACGCCGTGGACGCGGTGCTGGAGGAAGCGGGCCTCATCATCCCCGACGAGCAGGAGGACGAGGTCGAGAAGTTC encodes the following:
- a CDS encoding bifunctional nuclease family protein, coding for MSEMRVVGVRVELPANQPILLLRETEGERYLPIWIGSVEATAIALEQQGVRPARPLTHDLLKEVIGALGRELEQVVITDLKEGTFFAELVFDGDIRVSARPSDSVALALRVGVPIHAVDAVLEEAGLIIPDEQEDEVEKFREFLDSVSPEDFRGADT